From the Lathyrus oleraceus cultivar Zhongwan6 chromosome 4, CAAS_Psat_ZW6_1.0, whole genome shotgun sequence genome, one window contains:
- the LOC127135816 gene encoding flavonoid 3-O-glucosyltransferase, whose translation MMGSLLSGENELNSKLKLLLNVGPFILTTPQRRISDEHGCLEWLNKHEKYSVVYISFGSSTIPPPHELTALAESLEEYAFPFLWAFRGNPEEQFTKGFIERTRTRGKIVAWAPQVEILKHSSVGVCLTHSGWNTVLDCIAMISKPIFADQNMNGRMIENVWEIGVTVENGVLTKESVLKALEVTLSSERGKFMRQKIMKLKESVLEAVSKNGNSTKNLKTLIQIVTS comes from the exons ATGATGGGCTCCTTGTTGTCGGGTG AGAATGAGTTGAATTCCAAATTAAAATTGTTACTAAACGTTGGTCCATTTATCTTGACAACACCGCAACGTAGGATTTCCGATGAACATGGTTGTTTAGAATGGTTGAACAAACACGAGAAATACTCAGTAGTGTATATAAGCTTTGGAAGTTCGACGATACCTCCGCCTCATGAGCTCACTGCTTTGGCAGAGTCTTTAGAAGAATATGCATTTCCATTTCTTTGGGCCTTTAGGGGTAATCCAGAGGAGCAATTTACAAAGGGGTTTATAGAAAGGACAAGAACAAGAGGAAAAATTGTTGCATGGGCTCCTCAAGTGGAAATCCTTAAACACTCATCGGTTGGTGTTTGTTTGACACATTCTGGTTGGAATACAGTGTTGGATTGTATTGCGATGATTAGTAAACCGATTTTTGCAGATCAGAATATGAATGGAAGAATGATAGAAAATGTTTGGGAGATCGGTGTGACAGTTGAGAATGGAGTATTGACTAAAGAATCGGTTTTGAAAGCTTTGGAAGTAACCTTGTCAAGTGAGAGAGGGAAGTTTATGCGGCAGAAGATAATGAAACTTAAAGAATCTGTACTAGAAGCTGTTTCAAAAAATGGTAACTCTACAAAGAATCTCAAGACTTTGATACAAATTGTCACTAGTTAA
- the LOC127138530 gene encoding flavonoid 3-O-glucosyltransferase — MNVEKSLHVAVLAFPYGTHAAPLLSLVTKIAEEAPNVTFSFFSTEKSNATLFSSSNEFHLPNIKHYDVPDGLPEGYVPSGHPLEPIFLFIKALPENYKSVVDEAVKETGKKITCFVTDAFYWFGADLAHEMNAKWVPVWTAGPHALLTHFYTDLIRERIGNNKDDVKKANFLPGFPELEAFDLPEGVIDDINGPFGTMLHKMGQALPRATAVTINSFSTIHSIIENELNSKFKLLLNVGPFILTTPQRTISDEHGCLEWLNKHEKYSVVYISFGSSIIPPPHELAALAESLEECGFPFLWAFRGNPEEQFPKGFIERTRTRGKIVAWAPQMEVLKHSSVGVCLTHSGWNSVLDCIVGGVPMISRPFFGDQKMNARMIESVWEIGVRVDNGVLSKESILKGLEVTMTSEKGRIMREKIVKLKESALKAVGENGNSAKNLNTLIQIITS, encoded by the exons ATGAATGTTGAAAAATCACTACATGTTGCTGTTTTAGCATTCCCATATGGCACACACGCAGCTCCACTTCTTAGCCTTGTGACAAAAATTGCCGAAGAAGCTCCCAATGTCACTTTTTCATTCTTCAGCACAGAGAAATCAAATGCAACCCTATTTTCTAGTTCAAATGAGTTCCATCTTCCTAATATTAAACATTATGATGTTCCTGATGGTTTACCGGAAGGATACGTACCTTCCGGGCATCCACTTGAACCGATTTTTCTCTTCATTAAGGCGTTGCCAGAGAATTATAAGAGTGTTGTAGATGAAGCTGTGAAAGAGACAGGAAAGAAGATTACTTGTTTTGTTACTGATGCTTTCTATTGGTTTGGTGCTGATCTTGCTCATGAGATGAATGCCAAATGGGTTCCTGTTTGGACTGCTGGACCTCACGCTCTTCTAACACATTTCTATACAGATCTTATCAGAGAAAGAATAGGAAACAATAAAG ATGATGTCAAAAAAGCCAATTTTCTACCTGGTTTTCCTGAGCTAGAAGCTTTTGATTTGCCGGAAGGGGTAATAGATGATATTAATGGACCTTTTGGAACAATGTTACACAAAATGGGACAAGCTTTACCACGAGCAACTGCAGTTACTATAAACTCATTTTCCACAATACACTCTATTATAGAGAATGAGTTGAATTCCAAGTTCAAATTGTTACTTAATGTTGGTCCTTTTATCTTGACAACACCACAACGTACGATTTCCGATGAACATGGTTGTTTAGAATGGTTGAACAAACACGAGAAATACTCAGTAGTGTATATAAGCTTTGGAAGTTCGATAATACCTCCGCCTCACGAACTCGCTGCATTGGCGGAGTCTTTAGAAGAATGTGGATTTCCGTTTCTCTGGGCCTTTAGGGGTAATCCAGAGGAACAATTTCCGAAGGGGTTTATAGAAAGGACAAGAACAAGAGGAAAAATTGTTGCATGGGCTCCTCAAATGGAAGTCCTTAAACATTCATCGGTTGGTGTTTGTTTGACGCATTCTGGTTGGAATTCGGTGTTGGATTGTATTGTTGGTGGCGTGCCAATGATTAGTAGACCATTTTTCGGAGATCAGAAGATGAATGCAAGAATGATAGAAAGTGTTTGGGAGATTGGTGTGAGAGTTGATAATGGAGTTTTGAGTAAAGAATCGATTTTGAAAGGTTTGGAAGTAACCATGACAAGTGAGAAAGGGAGGATTATGCGGGAGAAGATAGTGAAACTTAAAGAGTCTGCATTGAAAGCTGTTGGAGAAAATGGTAACTCTGCTAAGAATCTCAACACTTTGATACAAATTATCACTAGTTAA